The Ailuropoda melanoleuca isolate Jingjing chromosome 17, ASM200744v2, whole genome shotgun sequence DNA segment gggaagcagggagcaggggggagaTCTGGGACCATCCACATGAGTAACAGGCAAGGGTGGCCCCAGGTTCACTCCCCACTGTCCGTTCTGTCCTCCACGGTGACGACGCTGTGTGCTCACAAGGCCATTCCCCAGGCCCCTTGTGTACAGGCGGGTCCCCGGAGTAGTTCTGGCCAAAGAAAGGTGGGTTGAAAGGCTGTTCCGCACTTACAGGTCTGACCCACTTAAAAACTCcgtggtaggggcgcctgggtggcacagcggttaagtgtctgccttcggctcagggcgtgatcccagcgttgtgggatcgagccacatcaggctcctctgctggaagcctgcttcttcctctcccactccccctgcttgtgttccctctctcactggctgtctctgtctctgtcgaataaataaataaaatctttaaaaaaaaaaaaaactccgtggtccatccttccatccttccccaTGGCACCTGCATGCCACATATTGAAGACAGAACACGGCAAGGGAGGAGCCAGGAACATCCCCACTGGGCAGCTGATGAACGACTTTTATCGTGTTCTGCCACAGAGAGTTTGGGGGAGGTTTCTGCAAAGCATTCTAGTCTGACACGGAAATTGGAAATCAGGAGTGCGTTTCCACTGTCacccaaaccaaaaccaagtGTATGGGGTATTGGCTTAGCAGGTGGGTGACAGGcaggaagaacacagagaaaagggtGGATGGCAGGAGAGCTCCATTACGCGAGCACAGAACTAGATACTTGTGGTAACGTGGGAGGCCGGTTTCCTGCCTGGTGGGCCAACtccaggggcaggcaggggtgggtgaCAGGATGCGTGGGGCGGGTCGGCTGCTGTCGGCTGCATTTGGAAAGCTAGCACAGGAAAGCAGTGAGCTCAGAAAAGGAAGGGCCTGTTTGCAAGCTGAAATGACAGAAACAGAATCCAAAACTTTGAGGGGATCGAAAGTTTGGAAAAGGAAACTGTCTAGAAGTGAAATGGGATAAGATAAGGAAAAACGCTTCCAGCACTCAAGTCCTCGTAAAAACTTCTCGCGGGGACAAGTAACTCAGCCATCTGGTTAAGTATCAGATGTAAGGGGTTACACTCCCACGTTATCCCAAGGGGCCCCAAGAGTAGCTACCAGGAAGCCGAAAGATGCATGGGGGTAAGGCAGCAAGGAAGAATTAACGTGCGTGCCTGTTATCTGCTGCTGCGTAATGAACTGTCCCCAAACACTGTCGCCCAAGACCACCACACGTGACCTGTGATTCTGGAAGCAACCCCAGGATGCCTTTCTTGGGGCAAGGCATACGCTGTGTGTAGAGGAATGAAATCCGTATTTGGCGAGCGGAAGGCCAGCTGGGACGGAGAGCAGCCGCGTGTGACCCTAACCCACTCCCCGTCCCCCAGGGCACCAAGGTAGCCTGCGTTCCCCCTCACTCGGCTCGCTCATTCCCTTCCACGGCAAGCTGCCCGTGGAGGTAGTGGGCTCTGTGAGAAGTAAACCAGTATTTCGAAGCCACGGAGAAGTGGTCCGTGAAGGCAGTGTAACCTTGTGCACCCCGACACACGCAGCTGTCTCCAGGCCGGGGAGTGGCAGTCCCTGCTGCTCCGGACTCCGGCaagccctccccaggcccctgtgGAGTCCTGCTCCCTGAGTGGACTTCAGGAGGCCAGGGCTGCCCCAGAGCGGAGGCTGGAGCCAGGGGTCCTCACAAGAGGGAAGCCACATGCCCGCCCCAGGCCGCCCTCTCCACCCCGTCCTAGCCTATGCCACCCATCCTCCTGCTGTCGGAGCACCTGTTCCACCACTGCCCGGAAAGGAGGCTGTCCTTCAGCCGCACTGCCTCTGACCACAGGCTCCCCAGTCCCCGGGTGGGGAGGCGCACGCACCAACGCCCTTGCAGGCCACCTGTCCCGCACGTGCAGAGGCTCACGCAGGCGCGAGGACCGGCTCCTGCCCACCCGCCTGAGGTGGGAGACCGATAcggatgggggtgagggagagacacagccagaaaCCGCATCATGatacaaatgataaattatatttgtacAGTAAATAAGTATCAATAGTCAACACAAGTTCAAAACCAGCCACCGGCCCCTGGGACTGAGAAAACGGCTGGGTGACACCCCTACCACAGTGCCCGTCGGGAGCGAGCACGACGACATGTGCACCACACGCGTGGCAGTGACCGGTGGCCTCGTGATCAGTGCAGCAGGCAATAGGGACAAGGTGCCTGGGACGGGCCTGggacccgggggggggggcgcagtgGGTCTCTTGGGGCCTTGGCGGCCCAGTGGCTAAATGTTGGGGCCTCCAAGTCAAGTCAGGAAGGGCTCTTGACTGTTGTGAAAGGATCACTGACCCAGTAGTCAGGTTTGGTCTACTGGCTTGTGAAGGGGTCTGGACTCGCACCATGTGAGTGAAAGCACCTCCCCCGGGAAGCGACCTGCAAGGCTCCACCCTGTCTCCACCCTCCCCTAGGTCGGAAGAGGCCAGACTGGGCGGGAGCCCGCGGTCCAGCCCCAGGTCTCCAGCCCTGGTGGAGACATGGCCGGAGCTCGGGGGGTGGCTCCTCGGGCCGGGGGACAGCCGTGGGGAGCAGCACGGGTGAGCTTTTAAAATGAGGAACAGGAGAGGCTGGAAAAGGCCGTTCGGACACCTGCGCACCTCCAGGCCTGGGCCCTGCTCTGGGTCCCATCTCCCCCGACAACAGGCGAGGGGGGCGGGGCACGGAGGAACACCAGGGGGTCGGCTGCCCTTGGAGTTGGGGCAGAGAAGTCCACAGTGGGAAGCAAGACTGGCACGCCCACAGGCAAGCTGACCTGACCGGATGCAggatgggtatgtgtgtgtgtgggggggtcccttccctggggagaagcacatcttgtctttctctttcatgaaTTCATACTTTTCTTCTAGGGGTGGGTGGGGcgaggaaaggaggaaggtggcagagggaggTAATATGAGTGCGTGTTTGTTAAAAATCTCTGtgagaatgacttttttttcccttccactccAAAATAAgagatgattatttttaagtCTGCAGCGTGTGTCTGGAGTTAGCAGGTGGGTGCGTCAGGGCCGGCCCCGGCCGCTACCTGTCTCGGCCTGGAGGCCGGGCCGCCCCAAGGAGCCCCGGGCACAGAAGCTCTGCCGCCCCCCGGCGCCCGCCATCTCCAGGCCATCCCCATCCTTACCCTGAGTGCGGATTAAGACAGAGGAGGTCACAGACACACGAGGCTCAGGATGCCTCTTCCGTTCCAGATTTCCACTGGGAACGGAAGTCCTTGCTGACCCGTGCGTGCCTTCAGTTACAGAAGGGAATTAGCCGGTAAAGACGGGCGAGGCACATCCGTCCATGAGGTGTTTCTCCTTCTTTAACTTGATGTTGGTGCAGCAGTAAGAAAAATAGCCTGTCTCAGGATCTAGCCCAAAAGGCTGCAGGTCGATCCGTTTGGTAAGTCAccaaaaaagggaggaaaagaaaaggcaactggaggctgggatttttgttgttgctgctgttgtaggttttttttttttttaaataaacatcatCTTTTCTGTGTAATCAAATTCCCGTATTTTTCCCTATAAAGaatttgctttagtttttttttttcataaggcatttttgtctcttcctatttaaattttcttagcgTTAAAACCATAAATAAGAGGGTTTAAACCACTCACATGACACGTGCCAATATCTTAATTCAGCCAGAcctggtaaattctatcaaaacTAGACAGTTAAATAAGAACCACGTTATAAAAATATTAGCCAAAAAAAGACTATTAGATAATTTTGCAAACTCAAATATGAAACCGTACTAAACAAATTATGTGCAAACGTATACAAGCATAGAGCCACGCGGCAGGGTTATGCTCAGATTAGTTTAAAGCTTGCTCTAGTGGATTTAATTCAAGAGTTGTTCCACGGTGGTGGTGTTTACTTTGACCTCACACACgagtcaaagaaaaataaaatatgcacagCCACTTCCCCGAAAAGGTCAGCGTCTCATGGAGCCGGTGCTTCCTTCTGTCCACCCCTGGGACCACCTGGGGTGTCGCCagcgctgggggggggggcagagacaCGGCGGCCGTCCCAAGGCCCGGGCCAGGCGGCCTCCCAGAGGCCCTCAGGCTGAGGCTCAGGGCCAGGGCAACGCTGACAACTCCCGCCTCCTCGTCCCAGGCCCCGGAGAGAGCTAGCCAACCTCCAGGACCAGGACCAGGACCAGGACCCTGAGAGGCGACCCCGCAGCGGGCTGGGGGCGGGCAGCTTCGAAAGGCGCGGAGACCCACGTGCTGCGTCTGACGTCTAGCAGACCTGCCGCCGCTCGGGTCTGCGGGTCGGGGCTGTGAAGACAACCCTTTTATCAGGAAGCCGGAACTGGAGAGCCCTAACACCCACCCCCCACGCTCGGACACCATTCCACAATCGAGAGTCCCTGCTCGGCGTCCTCAGGCACAGAGGCTCTGGGCATTCGCTCTGTGGTGGGTCCCAGGCCTGGGCACTAGAGAAGGAAGGGGTTGGTTGTGCCGGTGGCCTGAGCTGCCGAGGGGGGGATGCCCACGCTGCCCACCATGTTCATTGCGGCGGGGCCCAGTGGCGTCAGGGAGGAACCGCTGGCCCCCAGAGCCGGGTGTGGGGCCGTGGAGGTCATGGAGGCCACGGCCATGGGCTCCACACCTGGGCTAGGCCCAAAGGACGAGCTGGTCCCCAGGACTGGGCTCCCCCGCAGCTGGTTCAGCGTCAGCGGCTGGGGCTGGTTCACCTGGAAGGGGTTGACAGGGGCCGAGGCCGCGGCTGCacctgggagagaggaggggcagtggCTGGAGTCAGAACACCCATCCCCAAGTCCGAGGGCGGGAGACGGTGGCGGCCGGGAGCACATGCGCTCCCCCATCTGCCCCTCTGGGGCGGGGGTGCTTCCCCATGCCTGCTGCTCCGCAGAGCCAGGGCGCTGGCCAACGCATGGCACGTACGCCCGCCGGCTGCATCTCCGGCATGGGGACGAGGACACGGAGGCTGCCAGAAGCTCAGGGACTCGTCCGGAGTCACAAAGGCTGAATGAGGCAATGCCAGGTGTGTGCCTCCCTGGGGCTGGCCCCCCAGGACTCCCTCTGCAACTAACAGCTGGCACCGCCCCCTTATTGTGTTTGCCAAGCTCTGTGACCACAGGTGTCCGGGAAAGAGGTACGGCTTGAGAGTCTCCACCCCAGACCCTGGGCCCCAAGGGCTGGCGTaacaaaggctctgagaagcccTGCAGTCAAGAAGCAGATGCAGCTCTGTCTTATCCAGCGTTTCCAGAATTTATCATGCATCCTAAAGCCTTTTTCCCCAGCTTTTAGCAAACACGTCTGTCGAAAGTCTGCCAAAACACCAAGAGCGGCCAGCACGGTCCCCAGGGCAGCCCAGCCCTTGAGCACAAAGGCCGCTGGCTGAGGGGCAGTCGCAGTCACCGCCAGGAGATGCTGTCCGCTCTCCATCCCACCCAGGGGAGGCATTCCCGCACCAGCCCCTCTCGTCACCCTGCAGAGCAGCCCCACCAGAGCACGGCCAGCTCAAAGGTAGGAGAAGCCCCTGGGGCGGGATGGCGGGGCGCCGGGGAGGAAGCCCAGCAGGGCTGAGACACCGGGTTCGGACCCGCTCCACCCAGGGAGTGAGCAGCACGCATGTCCTCGCCCGTTCTCAGGACCACAGGGTTGGGCAGGCACTCCACATCCCACTTCTGCCCTAGGGTCCCCACCCTCAGCTCTTCTAAGTCCTGTGGTCCTTCTCTGCAGGGTCCTGTGAGGGGCGATGGCCCCGGACTGCAGATTCTGCTGTCTGAGGGAGGAGCTCAGACTGAAGTGACACATCCCGGCCCCTTGGGGAGCCCAAGGCCTTGCTGGGcaatgcggggtgggggggatgttCCCCAGAGGGAGAGGCTTAGACAGAGCCTGGCAGCAAGGGGGGATGGGTATGGCTGTGGGAGGACAGAGTTCCCAGCCCTGGAAAGACAGAATCTGGAACCTTGAATGGCTACACTGAGGGTCTGTAGGCCCCTAGAAAATGACCCCCCCCCGAAAGGGGAATGTTGGACAGCAAACCCCAGCTCTTCCTCACTCCGCCACTGCCCTCCCCAGCTGACCGAGAAGTGGTGCTCGCTGGAGGGTCTCCCGGCCAAGGGCACCAGGGCCAGGGTAACTTCTGCTCAGTGGTCTCCACTGAGAGGAGGGGCTGTtttccacccatcccccaaccacaCATCCGCTTTCTCACCCGTCCCCCAAGCCCTGGAGAGGCCCAAGAATTCCGGGCATGCCTCCGTGTCCGTGTGTACGGCAGGAAAAGCCCTGGGGAGATCAGGGCCTAAAGCCTGCCCCACACCCGTTCTCAGGAAGGGGAGACACGCAGAGGGAGCCCCAGGAGTGAGCGTACCTGGTGCCAGGAAAGGGTTGAGGGACTGGGCCGGCGGGGCTGGCCTGGTCACCAGCGAGTCCAGGTTGACCAGGGCCGCGTTGGGGCCCAGGAAGGACTCGGGTGTTTTCCGGGCGCTGCTGGGCTTGCTTGAGGCGGTGGTCAGGGGCTGGCACTCAAAGGGGTCGGGGCTTGTAGTTCCATTGTTTTGGGATGGCGGAGAGGCCACGGCCTCAGCTACAAGACAAGGACACACAGGGGCACAGTGAAGACCGAGGTTGGGGCCCCGAGACAGCTGCATCCGATGCCCCTAACTCCAGGAGCGCCCCGTGCGACGCAGACATTCAGGGGGGAAGCTCCATGGCCACGCCCAAGGTGGGATGGTCACTGCAGTGTTGTTTCCTACACACGCAGCCGGGGACAGTCAGCCACAGGGCAGCTTCCAGAACCCCCGTTCATGTAACCCAACTGAGCACAAGGACAGAAGGCCTAACGACGAGGAAGACAGCCGAATCACGTCACGGGAAAGGGCAGAGCTGGCAAAGCTGGGACAGCACGATCCTCCAGAAACGTTAGGATGGTATTTGGGGCTGCGGGCCAGGCATGGACAAAGGACATTTTTGGTGTTTTCACTGtcaattttctacaatgaacatgaaTTTCTtgatagaaaagaaagcaaattaaaagttCAGCCCACAGAGGGTGTCCTGAGACAGGCCGGTGGCAACGTCAGTGCTCTGCCAAGTTACGAtgtggccgggggcggggggtaaAGGTTCTTAAAAATGGTCATACTCTGCACCCCGCGATCGCACTTCTAGGAATCCAGTCTCGGGAAACAGTGCGAGACGGGAACGGGGACTCAAGCATAAGGATCTTCACCATGGCGTTATTTACTTCAGCAAATCCTGCATCAACCTAAAACGTCCTTCCCAAAGGTAAAGGTCAAATCCGTGCTTGCTGAGCAATACGAAGTATTCCACAGCTACGGACCGctttctgaagaatttttaacgtcacaagaaaatgttttcaaccCGTTATTccggggggcgggagggggggagTCAGGATTCGATGCTTTCCGACAGTATGAGCTGGACAAAAACCACCGTATAAACAAGAGCTCAGAAAAAATGCTAGAAGTCAAACACAGAGGCTGGGGTAGGGAGGATTACGGAGGAGTTCCAGTTCCTTCCATaaacttttccaaattttctacagtgGAAACAGCTCTAGAACGGGGGGTAAATATCTTGCAAGTGCACGGAAGGACCGTCCATGTAACAAGGCCACACGGCCTTCTTGCTGAGGTGCACACGGGTGGGCAAGGACCGTTAGGTTGCACTTCTGCCTGCAGAGGAGACGcgtggaattttgtttttttaacgcAGCAAAAGAAAGACCCCAAGAAGCAGCACGTTCTAAGTTGCCTCTGGTCCCCTGAGCTGAGAGGGGACCAAGGGGTGGTCAAGGGTGCCAGGCTGCTCGGACCTTAGATGGGGGCCAGCCGGGCCTGTGGCTGCTGCTGGAGGAGGTGGTgacagggagggagtgggaggggggcagatggagaagagggcacagggagaagcagatgagggaagagaaagaagattaGTTGCTCTATGTGGCTGGGAGGTGTGGCCGGGAGATGGAAAGaggcagcctggctctgcccctcaaCCTCTGGCCTCCGCCCCCTCTCCCGGCTGGGTCTCTCTGACCCCACCCTGAGGCCCTGCCATCGCAGGGGCACTGGGCCGGGGCTCTGACAGGTGCGGGGTGGGAGCCACAGCCTGGGGTGATCAAGTGGGGGCAGAGACGCCCTGTccagggccagagctggggctgTCTGCACAAGGGGCACCGTGGGGAGTGGGAAGTTGGGAGGAGGAAAGCATACGGAGGCAGGGGTTCAGATGGGGCGGTGtgggcccaggctgggctgggcaggccagggcagggggctTGTGCAGGCAACCACAACGGGCCCGGGAGCAGGGCTGAGACACAAAGGTGAATGAGACAGGAAGCATGGGCCCAACAacaggagagggtgagagaaaatcTCCACCGCGTGACTTTTCACTGCTGATGTGTGAATTCCTGCGATCAGCCACTTACAGCACCCAAGATCAAAACACAAAGCAAATGCAGGAAGCTGAGAGGTTCTGAAAGCTATTATTCGCGCTGTAACTGGACCGGTCAAATGCATAGAATGTTACGGAAACCACGACCACCTTCACATACCTGTTTTTTTTGAAGTTCGGAGGTTGTCAAACTCAGAAAAGTCATCTTTAATTGTACCATTCAAATTACTGAAGAGATCAAAGGCCCCTGCGTGAACACAAGAGGCTGGTGACTGCGGGTACACCACGACCTCCCCATGATTCTGCTTGCCGGTCTACaaccggggggtgggggtgctggcagcaggcaggggagagatTTCTACCGCCGATCATGGGGGAGAACTGAGCAGCAGAGGACAGCTCAGGGTCACCTGCTggcctgggagggggctgggccaaGGATCCTGGCCTCCCAGAACATGTGTGGGGGTGTCTGCCTGCCACTGCTCCCACCAGCCCCACACCAAACTGAAGGAGGGGCTAATGCAAGGGGAGACTTCTGAGCCAGTTGGGAGACCTGGAGAGCACCTGTAGGAAGCTACTGGACGGAGTGCCTAGAGCACAGCCTGCCCAGGCCCCCTCGGGAAGCTCCCTCTGGACAGAGGTATAGGGGCGCAGAAGGCCTGTGAGCTCACCCTTCACAGTGGGCTTgtggcactggggtggggggtgctggggacAAAGGCTGCAGGTGACAAGGGTGGCAAGGGCAGGCAAACCCACAGGTCCTATGCCGAGGAGCCAGGACGGGAGGGCCGTGCACCCAAAGGGGCTCTCAGAGCCTGGGCAGAGCAAGGTCTCACCAGAGGACGAGACGGGTTTGGCGGCCGAGGCTGCAGCCCAGGCGTCCGCTGTTTTCCCAGTGCTGGGGGCAGGCTGCTGCGGGGCCGCCCAGGGGTCTGAGCCCTTGGGGCCGGAGTGTGCGCTGGCGCCCGTGGGCACGCCCCACGGGTCAATGGAGGCAGCTGGCTTGGCACCTGTAGGAAGGCAGGGTAGGCTCAGCTACGTCCTCAGAAAGTTCTGGGCAGCTGGGGTGAGAAAGGAAAGGGCACTGGGCCACATGAGCCACACCCGGGTCTGCCCCATGTCAGGACAGGTGGCCACCCTAAGGGTGCTGTCCCAGGCCGGCAAAGCTGGACCGAACTGAAGGCCAGGGCTGACAGCCGTTGGGGTTCccaccctggggggggggctgggcccAGACTACTGGGAAGGTACCGGACAGCAGAGCAGAGAACTCTCCCAAATGTCTGCCACACACAGTCCCACATGGAGGTCCCTGAGCTAGGTTCAAGCCCGCCTCCCCACAGTCCACAGGCCTCCTCCGCAGAGCgagccctgcccaggcccccgCTGCTCCAGCCACAGGCCCCACCGGGCCCCGTCCCCACCTGCTTTGAGTGGTTTCTACTTTTGACAGAGGGCGAATAAAACAGATGAGGACGACCTGGAGAGGAATAATCAACGAACGCCTATGCACCTAGCCGACGTTTTCAAACAGTGAGTGACAGATCAATTTAGGGGCTCACAGCTGGCCTTTTATAGAAGGGTGAAACACCCGAGCGCACCTAACGGAAGGTGTCGATCTGTTGTGCGGACCTTTCATCCGATACATGTAGACATGGGCGTTACTCACGCgtaaatgcacacatacacacgtgacCCATGGCTCGCCTTCCTCTGTGACGGTCACAGcctatgtttaaatgtttaaaagccTGCCCCGCCATGGCACCCGTCACCCCAATTGGACTTCTGTGCTAGCCCTTCCCTTGATCCTTCCTCTGGTTCTACTCCGTGGAGGTACCTTTAAACACCCTATCGATCAGCTGTGCCTACTTTCTTCACTTTGCACAAACAGAAACACTGTACACATTCTTTGCGACGGGCTTTGCTCACACCACATTTTACTTGGGAGACTTCACCCGTGTTGATGTGCAGCTGAAACCTGTTCCCTTTCACCGCCCTAGAACCTTCCACTCCAGCAGGGGAGGAACCACAGCTGATCCGTCTGCTGAAGGTACCggcttgggtttgtttttgtggtGCTTTTTGTCGTTCTCCTGTCCGGGTTCACTCGCACCCGTGAGGACCTCGGGTCACGGCTCCTTCCCCTCGGCTGAGTGACGTCAGGGTGGTCTCCACACACTTGTCCCATAAGGCATAAGCCACGTGCACGCAAGTCCCGGTGCTCCAGCAAGTGGCCGTCACCTAATGCTTCGTGCTCACTTTTTCACGCGTGCCAATCGTGGGCGTGCACGGTCACCCGGCTGTTTTGATCTGCATCTCGCTGCTCCTTACTGAGGCCGTGCCTCTTGGCATGTTTGCGGGTCTTCCGTGGTTCGTCTCTATCGAGAGCCTGTCCCGGTCCTTCTCCGCCTTCCTTTGGgggtgtttatctttctcttcttgatttCACAGTTCTTACCACGCTCTGAATACTGTTTTACGGAGGttacaaaagcaaagaaattaccTCCCAATTTGTGGCTCTTCTTTTCACTCTCCTCAAAGTAGCTTTTGAAGAGCTGAGAAGTTCTTAGATTGAAGGGGGTTTAACCTGTCAGTATTTTCCCCTCTAATGTGTGCTTTTCCTGACATTCAGGAAAGCCCTCCCTACACCTCAACCGTCTTCCCCTAGAGCAGCGTCTAACAGATTCACAGTTCGCCTCGCACGTTCACGTATTTGCTCCATTAGCAACTGATTGTTGCATATGGTATAAAATACGGATTCGATTTCATGCTTTCCGACCCGAACGCGTCATCCCGGCGCCACTCTCTCCCCACTGACCAGCACACACTGCTGCCTCTGCCATAAGTTGTGGGGTCACAGATTCACTTCTGGGCTCTCCGTTCTGATCCACTGACCCCGTTGTTTCCAGCCCTGGGCTTTCTGGATTATCCTCACAGATATT contains these protein-coding regions:
- the EPN2 gene encoding epsin-2 isoform X6, which produces MSREVAEQEERLRRGDDLRLQMALEESRRDTVKVPKKKEHGSHPQQTTLLDLMDALPSSGPAAQKAEPWGRSASANQTNPWGGPAAPSSTSDPWPPFGAKPAASIDPWGVPTGASAHSGPKGSDPWAAPQQPAPSTGKTADAWAAASAAKPVSSSGAFDLFSNLNGTIKDDFSEFDNLRTSKKTAEAVASPPSQNNGTTSPDPFECQPLTTASSKPSSARKTPESFLGPNAALVNLDSLVTRPAPPAQSLNPFLAPGAAAASAPVNPFQVNQPQPLTLNQLRGSPVLGTSSSFGPSPGVEPMAVASMTSTAPHPALGASGSSLTPLGPAAMNMVGSVGIPPSAAQATGTTNPFLL